A section of the Geoalkalibacter ferrihydriticus DSM 17813 genome encodes:
- a CDS encoding amino acid permease: MASEGEKKDIQTGRLGTFAGVFTPSILTILGIILFLRTGYVVGSAGLLQILLIIGLANIISIFTSLSLSAIATNLKVKGGGDYYLISRTLGFEFGGAIGIVLFLAQAVSIAFYCIGFGEALAMAAFASTPGVSPRLIALAAVAFLFVFAWMGADWASRFQFLVMGLLVAALASFFVGGALQWNPTTLSANLSAPADGLPFWVLFALFFPAVTGFTQGVSMSGDLQDSSRSLPLGTLLAVGVSMMVYLGAAVIFSGALSNQELTRDYQAMSRIALFPGLITAGVIAATLSSAMASFLGAPRILQALAADRIFPRLDFFAQGAGPANNPRRAIVLAGGIACLTIALGNLNVVAPVVSMFFLVSYGLLNYATYYEADTESPSFRPAFRWFHKRLSLIGALACLGIMLAIDPATGIIAVAILLAIYQYLRRTADPARWADSRRAHELQRIREGLLGIKATPEHPRDWRPQILAFTQDAHRRPRLLRLAAWLEGGSGLTTLVTLLQGKDLLLAKQKEQLQVELRGDIKEHNPAAFPLVLTTPDGEIAVHTLLQTHGIGPLRVNTILLNWIEPEQGEDLKMRQVLLGRQLKTVYRQNCNICILHAEEHAWERLMATDRAQSCIDVWWSDDASGRLMLLFAYLLTRSSDWEDTPLRLLAFRDNRSQQDQETALRAALSDARIGAEIVFVAQRHKADLIAASEPASIIFLPFTLQRDQLKLPIEEPIEDLLDQLPPTVMVLAAEDIDLSAEPDEGAAAELAKARDLVEKLAERAEEADKLATEAEEKAQKAEQVLREALQQDQTEQDEEQIAQLTREHDDHAEAADKARRQAAKDRVKADDAAQEESKQTETGKGKNGGEP; encoded by the coding sequence ATGGCTTCTGAAGGAGAAAAAAAGGACATACAGACAGGGCGCCTGGGAACCTTCGCCGGCGTCTTTACCCCGAGCATTCTGACGATTCTCGGGATTATTCTGTTTCTGCGCACCGGGTACGTGGTGGGCAGCGCCGGGCTGCTCCAGATTCTTCTGATTATAGGCCTGGCCAACATTATTTCGATTTTCACCAGCCTGTCTCTCTCTGCCATCGCAACCAACCTTAAAGTCAAGGGCGGGGGCGATTATTATCTGATCTCAAGAACTCTCGGTTTTGAATTCGGCGGGGCCATCGGCATTGTCCTATTTCTCGCTCAAGCCGTTTCCATTGCTTTTTACTGCATAGGTTTCGGCGAGGCGTTGGCGATGGCGGCATTCGCCTCGACCCCTGGCGTCTCGCCGCGCCTGATCGCTCTGGCGGCGGTGGCGTTTCTGTTTGTTTTTGCCTGGATGGGGGCCGACTGGGCGAGCCGGTTTCAGTTTCTGGTCATGGGCCTGCTGGTCGCGGCGCTGGCTTCCTTTTTTGTCGGCGGCGCCCTGCAATGGAACCCGACGACCTTAAGCGCCAACCTGAGTGCTCCGGCTGACGGATTGCCTTTTTGGGTGCTGTTCGCCCTGTTTTTCCCTGCGGTGACCGGCTTTACCCAAGGGGTGAGCATGTCCGGAGATCTGCAGGACTCCAGCCGAAGCCTGCCGCTGGGAACCCTCCTTGCTGTCGGTGTGTCGATGATGGTCTACCTGGGCGCGGCGGTGATTTTTTCAGGGGCGCTCTCCAATCAGGAACTGACCAGGGACTATCAAGCCATGAGCCGCATCGCGCTTTTCCCAGGGTTGATCACCGCCGGGGTGATTGCCGCAACCCTGTCATCAGCAATGGCCTCGTTCCTCGGTGCGCCGCGCATCCTTCAGGCCTTGGCCGCGGACCGGATTTTCCCGCGACTCGATTTCTTTGCCCAAGGCGCCGGGCCCGCCAACAATCCGCGCCGGGCGATTGTCCTGGCCGGGGGGATTGCCTGCTTGACCATCGCCCTGGGTAATCTCAATGTGGTCGCGCCGGTGGTGTCGATGTTTTTTCTTGTCTCATACGGGTTACTGAATTACGCGACCTATTATGAAGCCGACACGGAAAGTCCCTCCTTCCGGCCGGCGTTCCGGTGGTTTCACAAAAGATTAAGCCTGATTGGCGCCCTGGCCTGCCTGGGCATCATGCTGGCCATCGATCCTGCCACCGGCATTATCGCCGTAGCCATTCTGCTGGCCATCTACCAGTATCTGCGCCGAACCGCCGATCCGGCACGCTGGGCCGACAGCCGCCGCGCCCATGAGCTTCAGCGAATCAGGGAAGGCCTGCTGGGGATCAAGGCCACGCCTGAGCATCCCCGGGACTGGCGACCGCAGATTCTCGCCTTTACCCAAGACGCGCATCGGCGTCCACGCCTGCTGCGCCTGGCTGCCTGGTTGGAAGGAGGTTCCGGCCTGACGACCCTGGTCACCCTGCTGCAGGGCAAGGATCTACTGCTGGCAAAGCAGAAAGAGCAACTGCAAGTGGAATTAAGGGGCGATATCAAAGAGCATAACCCGGCAGCCTTCCCGCTGGTGCTGACCACCCCGGACGGCGAGATCGCCGTCCATACCCTGTTACAGACCCACGGCATCGGTCCGCTGCGCGTTAACACCATTTTGCTTAACTGGATCGAGCCAGAGCAAGGAGAAGATCTAAAAATGCGCCAGGTGCTGCTCGGGCGGCAGCTGAAAACCGTTTACCGGCAAAATTGCAACATCTGTATTTTGCATGCGGAAGAACATGCCTGGGAACGGTTGATGGCCACCGACAGGGCACAATCCTGCATCGACGTCTGGTGGTCTGATGATGCCAGCGGTCGCTTGATGCTGCTCTTTGCCTATCTGCTGACGCGCTCCAGCGATTGGGAGGACACGCCCCTGCGCCTCCTGGCATTTCGCGACAACCGGTCACAGCAAGATCAGGAAACCGCCCTGCGCGCAGCGCTCAGTGACGCAAGAATCGGGGCTGAGATTGTCTTTGTGGCGCAACGGCACAAGGCTGACCTTATCGCCGCATCCGAACCTGCATCGATCATTTTTCTCCCCTTTACCCTGCAGCGTGATCAGCTTAAGCTGCCCATTGAGGAGCCGATCGAGGATCTGCTGGATCAGCTGCCGCCAACGGTCATGGTGTTGGCCGCCGAAGATATCGATCTGAGCGCAGAACCCGATGAAGGCGCTGCCGCGGAGCTGGCTAAGGCCAGGGATCTGGTGGAAAAACTGGCAGAACGCGCCGAAGAAGCTGATAAGCTCGCCACAGAGGCTGAAGAGAAGGCACAAAAGGCAGAGCAGGTGTTGCGTGAGGCACTGCAGCAGGATCAGACCGAGCAGGATGAGGAACAGATCGCGCAACTGACCCGGGAGCATGACGATCATGCAGAAGCCGCGGACAAAGCGCGGCGCCAGGCCGCTAAGGACCGCGTTAAAGCCGATGATGCCGCGCAAGAAGAAAGTAAGCAGACCGAGACCGGCAAGGGCAAAAACGGCGGGGAGCCGTGA